The nucleotide sequence TTTCCTTATTGTACTCGATGCATATACATATGTTTAATTCGATGCTAACATTTAACTCTTTCTGCAGGCGCATGCACCCATACCAAATGAGAACATCTATGACTTCCTAAATAGCCCTGAAGTTCGGCAAGCGCCGGGTGAAGCTTTCTTGAATGGTAGCACCATATCTGTGGAGCAAGATTTTCTTGTTGCTACAGTTGGTATATGGGACAACATTATTGATATGCGCACTTGCTTGCAGAACATGCTACGAGAGTAATGCCCCCATCATTATCCATGGAATTGTATCGTGCATAGTAGTTTTATCCCATTTGAAGTTTTATCTTGATTACCTTCCTATATGATACCATGTTTTACTTGCATGAAGGTACCAATTAAATGAATGTGTTGGGGAGCTAGATAAATCACGTGTAATCGAGGCCCTGAGATTTCATCCCAGAGGGCGTGAAAAGATTGGTGCTGGAATAAAAGATATAAAGGTAATATAAATGTGTTTCTGTTTTCCTCATAGCTTCGTCATTCTACAATTCTACTGATATGGATGTAGCTAACTATAGATGACTGTATTGATAGGAATTCTATTGTTTCCCAAAATAGTAGGATTGATTTTCTTACATCTTTGTGTGCATCTGTTTTTCATTTGGTATATGTGCTAATATTCTCGGCGCTGACATGCGAATGTGCTAATGAGCTGTCCACTTAATGTGAAAAAGGATTGTGTTCATTTAATTCCATCTCAAGGTTGCTACTCTTACCAGCTTTCGTAGCATTGTTGTGTTCCCAAGGTTGCATGAACAACAATCCCTTTCCCTCTGTTCATATTGTTCAATCTGACGGTATCTATTGTGTTACATCCCTCTTTTGGTACCTATATGCTTGTTGTAAATATCATAGCCAACTATTTTGCAGTGCATTATGGTTACTCTTGAGTTCTAGTAGCATATTGTTACCCTGAGATGATGTGATGTGTGCTCCTCGCAGATTGGCCATCATCCTAGTCACCCAGGAACAAGGTGCTTCATTATGGTACGGGACGACGGTACCACTGAGGACTTTTCTTACAAGAAATGTGTCCAGGCTGCCGCGGATTCTATCTCGCCTGAACTCGGACGTTATGTAGAGAGAATACTACGGAACAGAGCAGTTTCGTCACAATGTTAGCAGAGGCCAGGGGtccatcctccttttcgaaaaaaagagTAGCACTGTTGCCATTTCATCTAGTTCAGTTCAGACCATAGGTAGAGAGCATCTGATGTTTTGTCGACAAGGAGCTGTCGAACAGTAGGTATAGAGCATCTGATGTTTTGTCGACAAGGAGCTGTCGAACAGAAGAAGTGGATGATGATCAGTTATCCTAGAGAAGAGTGAACTGCTGATTGGCGAAGATGCCGTGCTTCTTCGCCACCCTTCTGGTAGGAAATGAACATGTTGTCTTGTAGGGCCATGCCGTTCTTCTGTTGTACAACCCTTCTTCTCCTTGGCATTAGCATCTGGATATGTTGGAAGGAAACTCCGTCGTGAACCCTGTTTGTATGTAGAAATTTAGGCCCAAATTTCTGGGTGCTCATTTTATCCACCTTTCAGAAATTTTCCTGCCATGGTTCCGGCACTTGTTAAGAGGTTACGGTGAGGTTTCTTGGTGCAGCTAAATCTTGGGGGCTGTTTGGATTGAGCCCAATCTTGCCCTACCAAATAATTGGCATCACCAATTCCAGGGCATGACCAAAAAATTGGCAAGTCATGGCTGTTTGGATTGTAGCCATTAGTACTTGCCAATTTTTTGGCAAAACCATTGGATGTCATTTGGTTTGAAGCCAAATATTTGGCACATTTGACTGGCATGTGTTTGGTTTggtttcaaaatttgaaaattgcATGCCAGCCAAATAAAAGAACGCTTGTGTGTAAACAAGCAGTCACATATCACAtgctacaaaaaaataaaaatttgaaTTAACCAACACACATATGCACACAAACTCTGCATTTTCAGAACTTCAGAATTAAACTCATACATTAAGTAGCTCATATATTGTCTGATACATGATAGACGGAATAAGGTTCACATCCTTTACCATACCATCTAGGACATAAACAGCCAGCCATGCACCAAATGCACTCCATACAAACAGTACATGATGCACCCAAGTTTGCTGTATATAGACAAAATATGCATGATGATGTTATCCATGCTCCCACTACGTGTTAAAGCGTTCCTAGCCATATAAACAAAAGGTTGCCACAAACTCTATCTAACCATGTGGCAATTCAGTGAGCAGCCGCAGATCCATCATTGCCACCTTCATGAAACTGAGGCTCAAAGTAGCTAATGACCCACTCTCGAAGAATTGTTTCATCGGCATAGTTAAGATAACTACGAAAGATATCTTGGTCTGGCTTGGATAGATAGGCAACAATCTCAAGTTTATCCTTAGCTGGGATGGTAAGGGCATTGATCCGCTTCCAAAGATTTGCATAAGGATCTGCAGGTGGCATTGGTTGCACAGACACAATAGGGGATGCAAGGGATTCAGCTAGCTTCTTGATACTGGTTACCATATCATCATTAGATACCTTGCCCTTCTTGTTTGCTTTGCCCTTGGTTGGCTTCTTGGAAGGTGATGATGATGCACACTTGCGCTTCTTGTTTAATGGATTGCCATCCAAGTCGACTTTAGGACTGCGACGATCAATAGTGTCAGAGTCAGCTTCATCACTGTCTGCTGGAATTAGATTTCCCTCAAGTTCCCTCACATCCTCGCTGTCATCACTACCATCATCCACATTGACAGTGGTTTGGTCAACTGCGAGTGAGCCATCAGCATGAGATTGATCCGAGAATAACTCTTCCAATTGATGAAAGAACCTAATGGGTCTGGTAAGATAATTGACTGCAGTTTTCTGCACACAAGGTAAGGTAAAAAGAGTAAAATAATGATTTTATGAACACAAAACATGAGAGAAGTTGCAGGTATAAAAAAACACAACAAGAGACAGTGAATATGAAGCATACATATATATAGACAATAGCAGCTATCCACTCATTTTAAAATCAGACCATGATATAAATAAGAGAAAAAACTACTAAGAACTTACATTGAGTCTTTGCTTTTCTGACTCAGAAAGTGTGAATGTGAAAGTGGTTCTGTCAAGGCCATTTCCACTATTGGCCATGGCACGACGCACCCAGCCCCACTTCTCCTTGCATTGACGATAGTGTCGATCCACTTGGGGTAGTGATGACAGCGAGGATGTGAGGGAACTTGAGGGAAATCTAATTCCAGCAGACAGTGATGAAGCTGACTCTGACACTATTGATCGTCGCAGTCCTAAAGTCGACTTGGATGGCAATCCATTAAACAAGAAGCGCAAGTGTGCATCATCATCACCTTCCAAGAAGCCAACCAAGGGCAAAGCAAACAAGAAGGGCAAGGTATCTAATGATGATATGGTAACCAGTATCAAGAAGCTAGCTGAATCCCTTGCATCCCCTATTGTGTCTGTGCAACCAATGCCACCTGCAGATCCTTATGCAAATCTTTGGAAGCGGATCAATGCCCTTACCATCCCAGCTAAGGATAAACTTGAGATTGTTGCCTATCTATCCAAGCCAGACCAAGATATCTTTCGTAGTTATCTTAACTATGCCGATGAAACAATTCTTCGAGAGTGGGTCATTAGCTACTTTGAGCCTCAGTTTCATGAAGGTGGCAATGATGGATCTGCGGCTGCTCACTGAATTGCCACATGGTTAGATAGAGTTTGTGGCAACCTTTTGTTTATATGGCTAGGAACGCTTTAACACGTAGTGGGAGCATGGATAACATCATCATGCATATTTTGTCTATATACAGCAAACTTGGGTGCATCATGTACTGTTTGTATGGAGTGCATTTGGTGCATGGCTGGCTGTTTATGTCCTAGATGGTATGGTAAAGGATGTGAACCTTATTCCGTCTATCATGTATCAGACAATATATGAGCTACTTAATGTATGAGTTTAATTCTGAAGTTCTGAAAATGCAGAGTTTGTGTGCATATGTGTGTTGGTTAAttcaaatttttatttttttgtagcaTGTGATATGTGACTGCTTGTTTACACACAAGCGTTCTTTTATTTGGCTGGCATgcaattttcaaattttgaaaccAAACCAAACACATGCCAGTCAAATGTGCCAAATATTTGGCTTCAAACCAAATGACATCCAATGGTTTTGCCAAAAAATTGGCAAGTACTAATGGCTACAATCCAAACAGCCATGACTTGCCAATTTTTTGGTCATGCCCTGGAATTGGTGATGCCAATTATTTGGTAGGGCAAGATTGGGctcaatccaaacagcccctcaaTGCCCAGTTCGCGCGCTGCCAATTTTTTGGCGGCCGATTTCCGCGCCGCCGTTTCGCCCGCGATTTGGCGAAAATGGGCGCGGGCGCGCTGGGGCGAGCCAAAATTGGTCGTGATCCAGGTGGAGGCCAAAAGGGTCGGGCGTGACCAATATTTTGGTAAGGCAACTATTGGTAGTCATCCAAACAGCCCCTTGGCTCCCATGGTTTTTACGGTGAGTTTTTTCTCCATGACGTCTGTTACAAGGAGAATGAGTGATGATCGGCAATGCTGGTCAAAGGGGAGAAGGCCAGCGCGGCGCAAGGGCAAGGACAACTTCTAGGGAGGCGACGAGAATGAGCTAGTACGATCGGCAATGCTGCCTGCCATTGGGAGCAAAGGGGGAGGGGGTTCCATCAGGAGCGCGCAAGGGAAGCAACTTGTGAAGGCCACAGCAGGGAAAGGAGGAACTAAAGGGCAGCTAACTAATTAGAGATGCAAGACTCGTTTTCCGGAACACAATTAAAATGCTAAAATAATAAAGGCCATTCGTCGAGCAGTTCTCAAGTCGAACTTCGCCCTCAACCCCCGCGTCCCTCGCTGAGGTGACACAGGGACCCTAGCTTCCCTCCCCTCTAGCCCCTTCTCCCTTGCTGCCGTGGAGGGACACTGTCAGGAGAAGCCCGAGCAATGTCGACGACAACAGGGCCTCTCCT is from Triticum aestivum cultivar Chinese Spring chromosome 1B, IWGSC CS RefSeq v2.1, whole genome shotgun sequence and encodes:
- the LOC123113214 gene encoding uncharacterized protein; translated protein: MANSGNGLDRTTFTFTLSESEKQRLNKTAVNYLTRPIRFFHQLEELFSDQSHADGSLAVDQTTVNVDDGSDDSEDVRELEGNLIPADSDEADSDTIDRRSPKVDLDGNPLNKKRKCASSSPSKKPTKGKANKKGKVSNDDMVTSIKKLAESLASPIVSVQPMPPADPYANLWKRINALTIPAKDKLEIVAYLSKPDQDIFRSYLNYADETILREWVISYFEPQFHEGGNDGSAAAH